Genomic window (Carassius auratus strain Wakin unplaced genomic scaffold, ASM336829v1 scaf_tig00215723, whole genome shotgun sequence):
ctacgtctgtgtgcactgaatttatttaatacacaaatttcacattttgagtcgaattactgaaatgaaagaacttttccataacattttcatttattgagCTACACCTTTGTATACCTGCATGGGGCAGTGCTGCACAGTGTTTCCACAACCTGCAAACTGGGAATGAACAAAGCCTGATAATACCTATTATTTCAGCATATGTTTGTAAGCATAaacgtgaccctggaccacaaagccagtcatttaaaaaaactgaataaataagctttccattgatgtatgatttgttgggatataacaatatttggctgagatacaactatttgaaaatctggaatccgagggtgcaaaaaaatctaaatattgaggaaatcacttttaaagttgtccaaattaagttcttagcaatgtatattacttatcaaaaatgtaattttggtaCATTTACGAAAGTTACAAAATAGTTtaatgtaacatgatctttacttaaaatcccaatgatttttagcataaaagtaaaatctgttattttgacccatacaatgcattGCTGTCTATTGCTACTAATATACTCATGCTACTTTTgacaggttttgtgctccagggtcacatatttaaatgaaaataagccACGGTGAACATTTCACCTCCCTTTTCACTTCATATGGAAAGGAAATACAGACAAACTCTATGAAAGATTCACCCTGTGAGGTGAATGCCTCTTAAAAGTGAAAACCCAGATAATGTCCGCTGTTGTTAATCTTGCGGCTATTTCAGCTAACAGTTTGCttcatacattcagtttaactgcATTCAAGAGGCTAAACTTTATCATTCAAATGAATTGTGCATGTGCATCTTACATTGTCCTTAGTGGCCATATATGAATATATTGTTAATGTTTAATCTAAATGAATGCTAGGAATAATTCAGTAGTCACGGTGTATTAGTAGAGACGTCAATAGTGTCTTGGGACAGGTGTGGTGACATAAGCAATATCCTCGTTTTACTGCATCTATTAGCGCTTTACTGTCCTCTAATTACTGCCACACAAACTTTACATTCACGATTATAAAAAGTGgtgcataaattatttaaatcaatcaatcaataaggaCAACACCAAGTACCCattcattacaataaaaaatgcatgggGCCAACATTTTTTTAGTATGGAATAAACACTTGGATTACTTCTTTGTATCCATATTATATTGATTATGTTATGATCATataatacaattcatttatttattttcaataaaaaacagcaacaacaaaatgcAGTGTTTTTACAACTATCAAGAAATTCAGTTTACACACAATAAAATCAAACCATTCGATTGCGAACTTTCAAAGGCAAtgaaacatatatatttacaaaaatatacattttcccaCCCATTTCTTAAATTATGCCCATAAACAATAGTCTTATGTTTCCCACTATTTGGTTTGAGACTTTGGGAGAAGCATTAAAGTGTGTCCATGTAACACATGAAGGCTTGATCCCAAGGTCACATTATGATGCAAAAGAAGTGCTGCGGTTTTGGAGTCATTCCTCAGACTGCATGCCCATCTGTTTCAGCATCCTCTGCTCCCTTCGCTTTCTCATGCGCTCCTTgaaatcctccagctcctgccTCTGTTTCAGCATGACAAACAGAGCGTGTCAATTGAATCACACTTCTATaagctatacatatatatacattgagCACTCCTGTGGGATGCTGCTGCTTAATAGTAAATGATCCAGCTATATATCTGTTTAACCTAACCTAACATAACCCAAGTAAAAGCTGTTTGATTACAAAGTGCACAAAATACTTACATGCATTTTCTCATCAGGTGGGAAGATTTCCCTctgaaaaaaatgatataaaatgacCATACATCAGCAATTgcatacattaatatataaaataatactaatattgaCTTGGTCAATAATGAACCTTTCGCTTCACGATGTATTCCTCAAAATATTCCGCCTGGTTTGATATCCAAAACATCGCCACTGGAAACGACAGATACACCATCATCTGTTTAAAACAATAAACACGACAAATCTGTAGATGTTCGCATTTGATCGGGTATTCACACATGCGTAGCAGTGAACGAAGCATTTAGAGTGAGACGCTCTCAGCGTCTGTACGTCTTTTTAGTTTCCCGGAGATGGTTTAATTGATTCATATATAGTTTATTTAGACAGAACCACTTGCTTACGAGTGTAAATGTCATTAAACTCACCCTAAAAACCTCTATTTTAACCCCCATGTCCTACAGCTTGACAGTGACGCAGTCAGGCACTTCCTGTTATGTAAaagatgtcaaaataaaagtcgcGCAGTCACAGCCGTATTTTAACCTACATTGAAAATACTACTTTTTACGCGCGCGTGTGTGATTTAAAAACATGCATGTGCATTTACTATAAATCTCGAGAAGTATTTCAGACCTCTATCTTGTAGCATCTTTCATCTTCCGGCAGACTATTTCCTCTTACGCAAGCCAGCTGCTGGCTTATGAAAGCGCGTGCAATCGTTGACCGGATGCAGGTACAGCAACATGATGCAAGCATGCAGTAACTTTACATCAGATGCACTGTACGGCTGTTGATCCTAATAACATCTGTATGTTTTTTGCTCGACCTCAAACTCAAAATCAATTAAAGGGATTCACATACAAATTAAATCGTTATTTCCTCACCCTCACGTTCAGTTTTCCCTTTAAGTACACAAAGTGATACTAGGCAGAAATACTCAGGTTTCGGTCATCGTTTACTTCACTGTTATTGAAAAGGATGTATTGGAAGTGAATATTGCTGAGGCTGCGAGTCCAGAATATTCTACCatatttctttttgaaaaagGTACAGGTgagaaaactattttaatttttgggtgaatctcACAGAAAGTGTGAAGAAATGTCCTGGACACATTTCACccccaaaccaaaaaaaaaaaaaaaaaaaaaaaatcacattaaatttGCTATATTGCAATCTTAAATcatctttgaagttgtccaaatgaagttctttaGCAATGCAtacaactaattaaaaaaaattaacttttgatATAATTgcagtagaaaatttacaaaatctcttcatggaacatgatctttacttcatatcctaatgatttttgccacaaaaaaaaaaagataatattgacccatgaaatgtaatgttggcaAGGTCGCCATGATTTAGCCAAGCAAGACATGTTTCTGGATCAAAATTAATGTCTAAAAACATACTTAACCCAATCcctgaaatgatagctgattaacaagagtgtagaagcacctaaccctgattgtaagccttaaacagatatttcctgaaagttatatctcagttctgattgtttgattgtaatgttgttccaggatcatgttgtacttggtgaaatcaagCTCGCCAACAGTGCAACacctgactggttttgtgctccagggtcacacatgtaCTTgacatttcatcattttccctgGAGTTTTCTGAGGCGTCAGACAGTACAACAACAACCCTTTTACCTACACAAGTTGCTTATGAAGTGATCAGTTTCTTTGCACCATTTGAACCTCAACCGATCTGAGGAGTGAAGACTGATATGCAGCAACACAATGGGCACCATACTGGACTGTGCAAGCTGATGAATAATCAAAGAGACGAtaggctcattttttttttttgtttccttttaatTTTCTATAAAAGAGATGAGTTTATTTCATGATCATAACAGACTGAACCATTGACCTCGATAGCCCACGCATATACCAAACAGTAATCGAGGAAAATGTTGAAcaaatccaacaaaaaaaaagaaaagaaaataacaaaatacctGAATAAAGCAAACTCTCTGCTGAGCTGCAGGTCAGCACATTCTCCGGAGAATCCGAATCTATGGCACATAATGTCCAACTGTTACCATGGAAAAGAAAATACATGAAAAGCCTTGAAGGAATGAAGTGTTTCTCTTCTTTGAACTTGTACAGACCAAATTaacaaaggaaaaagaaaatatagatatttatataaGTGGACTTCATGAGGAAGAacaagaaccaaaaaaaaaaaaaaaaggtcacgaAGCATCGTTTAAATGAAGTGTTGTTGCGATTGAAACCTCCGGGTAAGAACACCCTCCCCAGCCACACACCGACAACCGTACTGACGTGACGTACACATCCAGacatcctgacacacacacacacacacgatgatcGGACATGTCCTCTTAGCAGTTTCGGAAAAAACGAAAAACTAGTTGTTCGGTGTATAATTAAGAAGTCCAGCTAAAACTAGATTTAAACCTGAATATTGTAAATgggtaaa
Coding sequences:
- the LOC113095441 gene encoding protein PET100 homolog, mitochondrial, with translation MGVKIEVFRMMVYLSFPVAMFWISNQAEYFEEYIVKRKREIFPPDEKMHRQELEDFKERMRKRREQRMLKQMGMQSEE